CTACTGCCTGTTGCAACTTTTCTTCGTTCCTGCCATTGATAAAAACGCTGGCACCTTCTCTTAGTAACTGTTCCGCTATGGCAAAACCGATCCCCTGGGAAGAGCCGCTGATGAAGGCGGTCTTGCCCTTTAATTGTAAATCCATGTATGTATTTTTTAATTGAGTATTTGAAGTTGCATCTCTATTTGTTTCGCTAGAATGGTATTGTCAGGATACATGCGTCGTGTCACATTGATACCATTCCAGAGCGTGATGAGATAGCGGCCAAGGATGGCGGGATCAGCCTGGTTTTTGATGTGGCCGTCCTTTTGTGCAGCTGCGATGGTGGCGGTGAACATGGCTTCTACTTCTTTAAGAATAGCCACGGCTTCGGCTTCCAGTTCTTCATCCAGGTTCGCCATTTCCACCACTGTATTGACGATGATGCAGCCCTGCATATGGGTTTGCTGATCGGCAGCGGCAATACTGCGGAAGAAATCTTTGATCAGATCTAAAGGAGCAGAAGCTTGTTTCAAAGTTGCTTTAAATGCGGCAAACGCTTCTCTGCGCTGCTGAATAGCCTTGCTGAAAAGTTCTTTTTTCCCTCCTTTATAGGCATTGTAAAAACTCCCGGCACCAATGCCGATGGCCTGTAGTATATCCGGTAGGGAAGTGGCAGTATAGCCTTTGTTCCAGAATACCTGTTGCGCCTTAGCGAGTGCTTCGTTATTGTCGTAAATGCTTGGTCTGCCTCTCATTGCTATTTTTGTAATGATCACTACAAAAATAGAAAAAAAAAGACTTCCACCAAACGGGGAAGTCTTTTTTTTCTGTTTGAAGGCATTTTATTTGGATGCCTTTCATTATGAATGTGTTCTTAAAATTTCCTGGGTTTAAAAATCCTCACTTTCTTCTTCTTCCTCATCACCGGCACTGGTACCGAAATTCATCATGGTACCCAGCAGGTCGCTGAAGCGGGTTTCATTTTCCACCACTTTCTTGCTGATTAAGGAATAAGAGGCCAGGCCATGCAGTACGAATTCCATCAGGAGTAATGCTTCCTGTTTTTTCGCCTGCGGGAAACGGCCTTTGATCAGTTCTTTCAGGCCATCTACTTTACTGAGTGCAGTTTCGTATTGCTTATCGCTTACATCCTGCAACAGCTGTACGGCATTCCCTTTATCAAACCACTGAATGACTTGCCTGTAAGGATTTTCGGCCTGCTGTACCTGTTTGCTGCGTTTCTTGAAAGAATCGGGATTCGGGAAGTAAGTGGCGAATAAGGTACGGATAGATTTGTCCAGGAGGTTTACTGCTACCTGCAGCGGACCTTCCTGTTCGCCTTCGTACACGAGTTCGATCTTACCGGTGATGGCTGGAATGATGCCCTGCAGATCTGCGATGCGTACAAAGGTTTCTTTCTCTCCGTTGATGATGGCCCTGCGTTCACCGGCACTCACTGCATTTTCGTAGGCGGCGATGGTGAGACGGGCGGAGACACCGGATTTCTTATCTACGTATTCGCTGTTACGTGCTTCGAAGGCAACCTGTTCGATCATGCGCTTGATCATATCACTGATCTGTACGTGTTGTTGTTCCGCATGTACATTGGCTTCCTGTTCGGTGATGAGCAGGGAGTTCTCCACGTTCTTTGGATAGTGGGTGATGATCTGGCTTTCGATACGGTCTTTCAGTGGCGTAACGATGGAACCACGGTTGGTGTAGTCTTCCGGGTTAGCGGTGAAGATAAAGAGGATGTCCAGTGGCATCCGGACTTTGAAGCCACGGATCTGTATATCGCCTTCCTGGAGGATGTTGAACAGGGATACCTGTATACGTGCCTGCAGGTCGGGGAGTTCGT
This window of the Chitinophaga sancti genome carries:
- a CDS encoding TetR/AcrR family transcriptional regulator; protein product: MRGRPSIYDNNEALAKAQQVFWNKGYTATSLPDILQAIGIGAGSFYNAYKGGKKELFSKAIQQRREAFAAFKATLKQASAPLDLIKDFFRSIAAADQQTHMQGCIIVNTVVEMANLDEELEAEAVAILKEVEAMFTATIAAAQKDGHIKNQADPAILGRYLITLWNGINVTRRMYPDNTILAKQIEMQLQILN
- a CDS encoding sigma 54-interacting transcriptional regulator, with translation MNINIRTLGELKKSGYKPKSVKEEIRQNLIKKLQQKEITFPGIIGYEDTVIPDTERALLSRHNILFLGLRGQAKTRMARQMISLLDEYIPIVEGSEVNDSPFDPLSKYARDLVSELGDATPISWLPADARYGEKLATPDVSVADLVGDIDPIKAANLKLNYADERVIHFGIIPRSNRGIFVINELPDLQARIQVSLFNILQEGDIQIRGFKVRMPLDILFIFTANPEDYTNRGSIVTPLKDRIESQIITHYPKNVENSLLITEQEANVHAEQQHVQISDMIKRMIEQVAFEARNSEYVDKKSGVSARLTIAAYENAVSAGERRAIINGEKETFVRIADLQGIIPAITGKIELVYEGEQEGPLQVAVNLLDKSIRTLFATYFPNPDSFKKRSKQVQQAENPYRQVIQWFDKGNAVQLLQDVSDKQYETALSKVDGLKELIKGRFPQAKKQEALLLMEFVLHGLASYSLISKKVVENETRFSDLLGTMMNFGTSAGDEEEEESEDF